One segment of Chelmon rostratus isolate fCheRos1 chromosome 17, fCheRos1.pri, whole genome shotgun sequence DNA contains the following:
- the eftud2 gene encoding 116 kDa U5 small nuclear ribonucleoprotein component, which yields MEADLYDEFGNYIGPELDSDDDEDDLDAEDRDVDEGDEDDDDEPADADDDVPGMEVVLHEDKKYYPTAEEVYGPEVETIVQEEDTQPLTEPIIKPVKNKQFTLMEQELPATVYDMEFLADLMDGPELIRNVTLCGHLHHGKTCFVDCLIEQTHPEIRKRDDVDLRYTDILFTEQERGVGIKSTPVTMVLPDSRGKSYLFNIMDTPGHVNFSDEVTSSIRISDGVVLFIDAAEGVMLNTERLIKHAVQERMAITICINKVDRLIVELKLPPTDAYYKLRHIVDEVNGLLSTYSTDENLVVSPLLGNVCFASSQYSICFTLGSFAKIYSDTYGDINYNEFAKRLWGDIYFNPKTRKFTKKAPSSNSQRSFVEFVLEPLYKILSQVVGDVDTSLPRVLDELGIHLTKEELKLNIRPLLRLVCNRFFGEFTGFVDMCVQHIPSPQEGAKNKIEHTYTGGLDSDLGEAMAECDPDGPLMCHTTKMYSTEDGVQFHAFGRVLSGTIQAGQPVKVLGENYTLEDEEDSQVCTVGRLWISVARYQIEVNRVPAGNWVLIEGCDQPIVKTATITEPRGNEEAQIFRPLKFNTASVIKIAVEPVNPSELPKMLDGLRKVNKSYPSLTTKVEESGEHVILGTGELYLDCVMHDLRKMYSEIDIKVADPVVTFCETVVETSSLKCFAETPNKKNKITMIAEPLEKGLAEDIENEVVQITWNRKKLGEFFQTKYDWDLLAARSIWAFGPDTTGPNILVDDTLPSEVDKALLGSVKDSIVQGFQWGTREGPLCDEPIRNVKFKILDAVIGQEPLHRGGGQVIPTARRVVYSAFLMATPRLMEPYYFVEVQAPADCVSAVYTVLARRRGHVTQDAPIPGSPLYTIKAFIPAIDSFGFETDLRTHTQGQAFALSVFHHWQIVPGDPLDKSIVIRPLEPQPAPHLAREFMIKTRRRKGLSEDVSISKFFDDPMLLELAKQDVVLNYPM from the exons ATGGAGGCTGATCTGTATGATGAGTTTGGGAACTACATCGGCCCAGAGCTGGACTctgacgatgatgaagatgatctGGATGCAGAGGACAGAGATGTTGACGAG ggtgatgaagatgatgacgatgagcctgctgatgctgatgacgATGTCCCCGGTATGGAGGTGGTCCTGCATGAAGACAAGAAGTACTATCCTACAGCTGAAGAGGTTTATGGGCCCGAAGTGGAAACTATTGTCCAAGAGGAAGACACACAACCTCTTACAG AGCCAATCATCAAACCAGTGAAGAACAAGCAGTTCACCCTGATGGAGCAGGAATTACCTGCCACTGTTTATGATATGGA ATTCCTTGCGGATCTGATGGACGGTCCTGAGCTAATCCGTAACGTCACCCTTTGTGGTCACCTTCATCACGGCAAG ACCTGTTTTGTGGACTGCCTGATTGAACAAACACATCCAGAAATCAGGAAGAGAGATGATGTGGAT cTCCGATACACAGACATCCTCTTCACAGAACAGGAG AGAGGAGTTGGTATCAAGAGTACCCCCGTCACAATGGTCCTGCCAGACTCCAGAGGCAAATCTTACCTTTTCAACATCATGGATACACCAG GTCACGTGAACTTCTCTGACGAGGTCACATCCAGCATCCGGATCTCAGACGGTGTTGTCCTCTTCATAGACGCAGCAGAAGGA GTGATGCTGAACACAGAGCGTCTGATCAAACACGCTGTTCAGGAGCGTATGGCCATCACCATCTGCATCAACAAGGTGGACCGGCTCATTGTGGAGCTCAAATTGCCTCCCACAGATGCCTATTATAAACTTCGCCACATTGTGGATGAGGTCAATGGTTTGCTCAG CACATACTCCACAGATGAGAACTTGGTGGTGTCTCCTCTCCTTGGAAACGTGTGCTTCGCTAGCTCTCAGTACAGTATCTGTTTCACCCTGGGTTCCTTTGCAAAGATCTACTCAGACACCTACG gagaCATAAACTATAATGAGTTTGCCAAGCGGCTTTGGGGAGACATTTATTTCAATCCCAAAAC gCGCAAGTTCACAAAGAAAGCTCCCAGCAGCAATTCTCAGCGCAGCTTTGTGGAATTTGTCCTGGAACCCCTCTACAAGATTCTCTCACAG GTGGTTGGGGATGTGGACACATCTCTCCCCAGAGTTCTGGATGAGCTGGGGATCCACCTGACTAAAGAGGAACTGAAGCTGAACATTAGACCCTTGCTGAGGCTGGTCTGTAACCGCTTCTTTGGAGAGTTCACTG GCTTTGTGGACATGTGTGTACAACACATCCCCTCACCACAAGAGGGGGCTAAGAACAAGATAGAGCACACGTACACTGGAGGTCTGGACTCAGACCTGGGGGAGGCCATGGCAGAGTGCGACCCTGAT GGCCCTTTGATGTGCCACACCACTAAGATGTACAGCACAGAGGATGGGGTTCAGTTCCATGCGTTTGGCAGAGTGCTGAGCGGGACAATTCAGGCAGGCCAGCCGGTCAAGGTTTTAGGAGAGAACTACACCCTTGAAGATGAGGAGGATTCTCAGGTCTGCACTGTGGGCCGTCTCTGGATTTCAGTTGCCAG ATACCAAATTGAAGTGAACCGCGTGCCTGCTGGCAACTGGGTTCTAATCGAAGGCTGTGATCAGCCGATCGTCAAGACCGCCACAATCACAGAGCCCAGAGGGAACGAAGAG GCTCAGATTTTCAGGCCGCTGAAGTTCAACACAGCTTCAGTTATAAAGATTGCAGTGGAGCCCGTCAACCCATCAGAGCTACCGAAAATGTTGGACGGACTGAGGAAGGTCAACAAGAGCTATCCGTCTCTCACCACAAAG gtGGAGGAGTCTGGAGAGCATGTCATCTTAGGGACAGGAGAGCTCTACCTGGACTGCGTCATGCACGACCTGCGCAAGATGTACTCCGAAATCGACATTAAA GTCGCCGACCCCGTTGTGACTTTCTGTGAAACAGTTGTGGAGACATCATCACTCAAGTGCTTTGCTGAAACGCCCAACAAAAA GAATAAGATCACTATGATTGCTGAGCCCTTGGAGAAGGGGCTGGCTGAGGACATCGAGAACGAAGTGGTGCAGATCACATGGAACAG GAAGAAGCTGGGAGAGTTTTTCCAGACAAAGTACGACTGGGATCTGCTGGCTGCCAGGTCTATCTGGGCCTTCGGGCCGGACACCACGGGACCAAACATCCTTGTAGACGACACATTGCCCTCTGAG GTGGACAAGGCGCTGCTCGGCTCAGTCAAAGACAGCATCGTTCAGGGCTTCCAGTGGGGCACCAGGGAGGGGCCGTTGTGTGACGAGC ccaTCAGGAACGTCAAGTTTAAGATCCTGGACGCAGTCATCGGTCAGGAGCCcctccacagaggaggaggccaggTCATCCCTACAGCCAGGAGAGTGGTGTACTCTGCCTTCCTCATG GCTACTCCAAGGTTGATGGAGCCCTATTACTTTGTGGAGGTCCAGGCTCCAGCTGATTGTGTATCTGCTGTCTACACAGTGCTGGCTCGAAGAAG GGGTCACGTCACCCAGGATGCACCTATTCCAGGATCTCCTCTCTACACCATTAAGGCTTTCATCCCCGCCATCGACTCCTTCGGCTTTGAGACTGACCTTCGCACACATACGCAGGGACAGGcctttgctctgtctgtgttccACCACTGGCAG ATCGTCCCTGGTGACCCTCTGGACAAGAGTATTGTGATCAGACCTCTTGAGCCTCAACCTGCCCCCCACCTGGCCAGAGAGTTCATGATCAAGACCCGAAGGCGCAAG gGTCTGAGCGAGGATGTGAGTATCAGCAAGTTCTTCGACGATCCTATGTTGTTGGAGCTGGCCAAACAGGACGTGGTGCTTAATTACCCAATGTga
- the phospho1 gene encoding probable phosphatase phospho1 isoform X2, with the protein MASQSAHISPDKRFLIFFDFDETIVDETSDDMVVQAAPGQHLPDWLKDTYQPGRYNEYMQRVLAYLAEQGVTESDMRNVMEKLPATPGMLTLFQYLRTRPQHDFEVVLVSDANTFFIESWLRRAGARQLFHRIFSNPATFNRDGRLVMKPFHSHDCQRCPDNMCKQVVVRNYVTSRTQERGRPYQRVFYVGDGANDFCPALSLGTRDVLFPRRDFPMHRLITETHEAMPGEIKAVTVPWESAEEVVQRLRKLVAE; encoded by the coding sequence ATGGCCTCCCAGTCAGCTCACATCTCCCCTGACAAGCGCTTCCTCATCTTCTTTGACTTTGATGAGACCATCGTGGACGAAACCAGCGACGACATGGTGGTGCAGGCCGCCCCGGGGCAGCACCTCCCGGACTGGCTGAAGGACACCTACCAGCCCGGCCGGTACAACGAGTACATGCAGCGCGTACTGGCTTACCTGGCGGAGCAAGGCGTCACCGAAAGCGACATGCGCAACGTCATGGAGAAGCTACCGGCCACCCCCGGCATGCTCACCCTATTCCAGTATCTCCGCACCCGGCCCCAGCATGACTTTGAGGTGGTGCTGGTGTCAGACGCCAACACCTTCTTCATCGAGTCCTGGCTCCGTCGCGCCGGGGCCCGTCAGCTCTTCCACCGTATCTTCTCCAACCCGGCCACCTTTAACAGAGACGGCCGGCTGGTGATGAAGCCCTTCCACTCCCACGACTGCCAGCGGTGCCCGGACAACATGTGCAAGCAGGTGGTCGTCAGGAACTATGTGACCAGCAGGACGCAGGAGAGGGGCCGTCCGTACCAGAGGGTCTTCTACGTCGGGGACGGAGCCAACGACTTCTGCCCGGCGCTCTCCCTCGGAACCCGGGACGTGCTTTTCCCGCGGCGGGACTTCCCAATGCACCGGCTGATCACGGAGACCCACGAAGCCATGCCCGGGGAGATCAAGGCCGTCACGGTCCCGTGGGAAAGCGCGGAGGAAGTGGTGCAGCGGCTGAGGAAGCTGGTGGCAGAgtag
- the phospho1 gene encoding probable phosphatase phospho1 isoform X1 yields the protein MGDSFFNCCYIPPHPPGEGEPPRSRRAEIMASQSAHISPDKRFLIFFDFDETIVDETSDDMVVQAAPGQHLPDWLKDTYQPGRYNEYMQRVLAYLAEQGVTESDMRNVMEKLPATPGMLTLFQYLRTRPQHDFEVVLVSDANTFFIESWLRRAGARQLFHRIFSNPATFNRDGRLVMKPFHSHDCQRCPDNMCKQVVVRNYVTSRTQERGRPYQRVFYVGDGANDFCPALSLGTRDVLFPRRDFPMHRLITETHEAMPGEIKAVTVPWESAEEVVQRLRKLVAE from the coding sequence ATGGGGGATTCATTCTTCAACTGCTGTTATATCCCACCCCATCCCCCAGGCGAGGGGGAGCCTCCGAGGTCCAGACGCGCAGAGATCATGGCCTCCCAGTCAGCTCACATCTCCCCTGACAAGCGCTTCCTCATCTTCTTTGACTTTGATGAGACCATCGTGGACGAAACCAGCGACGACATGGTGGTGCAGGCCGCCCCGGGGCAGCACCTCCCGGACTGGCTGAAGGACACCTACCAGCCCGGCCGGTACAACGAGTACATGCAGCGCGTACTGGCTTACCTGGCGGAGCAAGGCGTCACCGAAAGCGACATGCGCAACGTCATGGAGAAGCTACCGGCCACCCCCGGCATGCTCACCCTATTCCAGTATCTCCGCACCCGGCCCCAGCATGACTTTGAGGTGGTGCTGGTGTCAGACGCCAACACCTTCTTCATCGAGTCCTGGCTCCGTCGCGCCGGGGCCCGTCAGCTCTTCCACCGTATCTTCTCCAACCCGGCCACCTTTAACAGAGACGGCCGGCTGGTGATGAAGCCCTTCCACTCCCACGACTGCCAGCGGTGCCCGGACAACATGTGCAAGCAGGTGGTCGTCAGGAACTATGTGACCAGCAGGACGCAGGAGAGGGGCCGTCCGTACCAGAGGGTCTTCTACGTCGGGGACGGAGCCAACGACTTCTGCCCGGCGCTCTCCCTCGGAACCCGGGACGTGCTTTTCCCGCGGCGGGACTTCCCAATGCACCGGCTGATCACGGAGACCCACGAAGCCATGCCCGGGGAGATCAAGGCCGTCACGGTCCCGTGGGAAAGCGCGGAGGAAGTGGTGCAGCGGCTGAGGAAGCTGGTGGCAGAgtag